In Gemmatimonadetes bacterium T265, one DNA window encodes the following:
- a CDS encoding MFS transporter, with the protein MTARTSVVFSALVAALGGLLFGFDTAVISGTDQALQRVFALDASGLGTVVTWAILGTIVGAFTAGPPAERLGRRRVLFVLALGFFVAAVGTALASSLAMFVAFRFLGGLAVGGASVVSPLYIAEIAPARLRGRLVALNQLNIVAGILIAFLSNFVIARAIPGDTAWRWMLGVQAFPAAAFFLLLFAIPESPRWLAKQGRTDEARRVLARVADGGEAGADAELGAITASLAEDNATGVHLHERLFQRRYARPILLAVVIAVLNQLSGINAVLYYAPRVFRQAGSGTDSALLQSVLVGGTNLVFTVLALFIIDRFGRRPLLAAGGIGAAASLGLTALGFAHPAAPSVGLVLAGLVGFIASHAIGQGAVIWVFISEIFPNAVREKGGALGSFTHWVMAALVTRFFPVVAQSSGTMVFAFFALMMFLQFFFAWRVMPETKGFSLEALQTRLGMDAAESGAVPAAPASARVG; encoded by the coding sequence GTGACCGCCCGCACCTCCGTCGTCTTCAGCGCGCTCGTCGCGGCCCTCGGCGGGCTGCTGTTCGGCTTCGACACGGCCGTGATCTCGGGGACCGACCAGGCGCTCCAGCGCGTCTTCGCGCTCGACGCCTCGGGACTCGGCACGGTCGTGACCTGGGCCATCCTCGGCACCATCGTCGGCGCGTTCACCGCAGGGCCGCCGGCCGAACGCCTCGGCCGGCGGCGTGTGCTCTTCGTGCTTGCGCTCGGCTTCTTCGTCGCGGCCGTCGGGACCGCCCTCGCGTCGAGCCTCGCGATGTTCGTCGCGTTCCGCTTCCTCGGCGGGCTCGCCGTCGGCGGCGCGTCGGTCGTCTCGCCGCTCTACATCGCCGAGATCGCGCCCGCGCGCCTCCGCGGGCGGCTGGTCGCTCTCAACCAGCTCAACATCGTCGCCGGCATCCTCATCGCCTTTCTGTCGAATTTCGTGATCGCGCGGGCGATCCCGGGCGACACCGCGTGGCGGTGGATGCTCGGCGTCCAGGCCTTCCCGGCCGCCGCGTTCTTCCTGCTGCTCTTCGCCATCCCCGAGAGCCCGCGCTGGCTCGCCAAGCAGGGGCGCACGGACGAGGCGCGGCGCGTGCTCGCGCGCGTCGCCGACGGCGGCGAGGCAGGCGCGGACGCGGAGCTCGGCGCGATCACCGCCTCGCTCGCCGAAGACAATGCGACCGGCGTGCACCTGCACGAGCGGCTCTTCCAGCGCCGCTACGCGCGCCCGATCCTGCTCGCCGTCGTGATCGCGGTGCTCAACCAGCTCTCCGGCATCAACGCGGTGCTCTACTACGCGCCGCGCGTCTTCCGGCAGGCCGGCTCGGGAACCGACTCGGCGCTGCTCCAGTCGGTGCTCGTCGGCGGGACGAACCTCGTGTTCACCGTGCTCGCGCTCTTCATCATCGACCGCTTCGGGCGCCGGCCGCTGCTCGCGGCCGGCGGGATCGGGGCGGCCGCGTCGCTCGGGCTGACGGCGTTAGGCTTCGCCCACCCCGCGGCGCCGAGCGTCGGGCTGGTCCTCGCCGGGCTCGTCGGGTTCATCGCGAGCCACGCCATCGGCCAGGGCGCGGTGATCTGGGTGTTCATCTCGGAGATCTTCCCCAACGCGGTGCGCGAGAAGGGCGGCGCGCTGGGCAGCTTCACGCACTGGGTGATGGCGGCGCTCGTGACGCGCTTCTTCCCCGTCGTGGCGCAGTCGTCCGGGACGATGGTGTTCGCCTTCTTCGCGCTGATGATGTTCCTGCAGTTCTTCTTCGCCTGGCGCGTGATGCCGGAGACCAAGGGTTTCTCGCTCGAGGCGCTCCAGACGCGCCTCGGCATGGACGCGGCGGAGTCGGGCGCGGTGCCGGCCGCGCCCGCGTCGGCGCGTGTGGGCTAG
- a CDS encoding protocatechuate dioxygenase produces MPFSRPDLRSHLTRRDLLGFAVRGAASVIVSQSVAGCVAKPAATRETNDARRAAAAGGTVPDAGPSCVLTAALTEGPFFVDEHLLRSDIRPDPSTGLVVAGVPLSLQFAVSRVGDRSCAPLTGAYLDVWHADPAGEYSDVSSLGPPPGPPPGGGMPPGPPPGPPPGAPPGAPPGAPPNRPRDSVAGAPSHDGDPRAGTTGKKFLRGYQVTDAHGAAQFRTVYPGWYNGRAVHIHFKLRLRAGSTKSYEFTSQFFFDDGLTDAVHAHAPYNTRGARDMRNSDDGIYDSLSAAERPALTLRAAPQGGGYAGVINLGVRVG; encoded by the coding sequence ATGCCGTTCTCTCGTCCCGACTTGCGCTCTCATCTGACCCGCCGCGACCTCCTCGGCTTTGCCGTCCGGGGCGCCGCAAGCGTGATCGTCTCGCAGTCCGTTGCCGGCTGCGTCGCGAAGCCGGCGGCGACTCGCGAGACCAACGATGCAAGGCGCGCGGCGGCCGCGGGCGGGACGGTGCCCGACGCCGGTCCGTCGTGCGTGCTCACCGCGGCCCTGACCGAGGGACCGTTCTTCGTCGACGAACACCTGTTGCGCTCCGACATCCGCCCGGACCCGTCGACGGGGCTCGTGGTCGCCGGGGTGCCGCTCTCGCTGCAGTTCGCGGTCTCGCGCGTGGGCGACCGCTCGTGCGCGCCCCTCACGGGCGCCTACCTCGACGTGTGGCACGCCGACCCGGCCGGGGAGTACTCGGACGTGTCGTCGCTCGGACCGCCTCCGGGGCCGCCGCCCGGCGGCGGCATGCCGCCCGGGCCGCCACCGGGGCCGCCACCGGGGGCGCCACCGGGGGCGCCACCCGGCGCGCCGCCTAACCGGCCGCGCGACTCGGTCGCCGGCGCGCCGTCGCACGACGGGGACCCGCGCGCGGGGACCACGGGCAAGAAGTTCCTGCGCGGGTATCAGGTCACCGACGCGCACGGCGCGGCGCAGTTCCGGACCGTCTACCCGGGCTGGTACAACGGACGCGCGGTGCACATCCATTTCAAGCTGCGCCTCCGCGCCGGGTCGACGAAGTCGTACGAGTTCACGTCGCAGTTCTTCTTCGACGACGGGCTCACCGACGCGGTCCACGCGCACGCGCCGTACAACACCCGCGGCGCGCGGGACATGCGCAACTCGGACGACGGCATCTACGACAGCCTGAGCGCGGCCGAGCGGCCCGCGCTGACGCTCCGGGCGGCGCCGCAGGGCGGCGGCTACGCCGGCGTGATCAACCTCGGCGTGCGGGTGGGATAG
- a CDS encoding peptidase M20, whose product MSRLRTARRLARAAPIALALAAPAHAQPVLTPYQSLGRDLLRELVETNTTYSAGSTTKAADALAARFRAAGFPAADIQIVGPDTGRDAKDRSLVVRYRGRGRRRPILLLGHLDVVEARRADWVLDPFTLAERDGHFYGRGTLDMKNGDAAWTAALLRMKQEGVVPDGDYILALTAGEEGGGGYNGAEWLRERRPDLVDAQYALNADGGGGELRGTTPVALDVDAAEKVFHSVHLTARNPGGHSSLPTKDNAIYRVAAALGRVAAYDFPVQTNAVTRAYFARTAALGRDALAADMRAVGAAETPDSAAAARLAARSPFYNALLRTTCVATLVEGGHAVNALPQRAQATVNCRILPGVDPAAVERTLRDVVADTAVAVTPADSAHPIPPSPLPAALERTLHAVAASLWGPLPVIPDMATGASDAVYLTARMPVYGVSGLFADPNNADDTRAHGLNERIGVRAFYDQLEFTYRLLRAL is encoded by the coding sequence ATGTCCCGCCTCAGGACCGCCCGACGCCTCGCGCGCGCCGCGCCGATCGCCCTCGCGCTCGCCGCGCCGGCACACGCTCAGCCGGTACTCACTCCCTACCAGTCGCTCGGCCGCGACCTGCTCCGCGAACTGGTCGAGACGAACACGACCTACTCCGCCGGGAGTACGACGAAGGCCGCCGACGCGCTGGCGGCGCGCTTCCGCGCGGCCGGCTTTCCGGCCGCGGACATCCAGATCGTCGGGCCCGACACGGGGCGCGACGCGAAGGACCGGAGCCTCGTCGTGCGCTACCGCGGGCGCGGACGGCGCCGCCCCATCCTGCTCCTCGGCCACCTCGACGTCGTCGAGGCGCGGCGCGCGGACTGGGTGCTCGACCCGTTCACGCTCGCCGAGCGCGACGGCCACTTCTACGGCCGCGGCACGCTCGACATGAAGAACGGCGACGCGGCGTGGACGGCCGCGCTGCTCCGCATGAAGCAGGAAGGCGTCGTGCCCGACGGCGACTACATCCTCGCGCTCACCGCCGGGGAGGAGGGCGGCGGCGGCTACAACGGCGCCGAGTGGCTCCGCGAGCGGAGGCCGGACCTCGTCGACGCGCAGTACGCGCTCAACGCGGACGGCGGGGGGGGCGAACTCCGCGGCACCACCCCCGTCGCCCTCGACGTCGACGCGGCGGAGAAGGTGTTCCACTCGGTGCACCTCACGGCACGCAACCCCGGCGGCCACAGCTCGCTCCCGACCAAGGACAACGCGATCTACCGCGTCGCCGCCGCGTTAGGCCGCGTGGCCGCCTACGACTTCCCGGTGCAGACCAACGCGGTCACGCGGGCCTACTTCGCCCGCACGGCCGCGCTCGGCCGCGACGCGCTCGCGGCGGACATGCGCGCCGTGGGCGCGGCCGAGACGCCCGACAGCGCGGCGGCCGCGCGCCTCGCCGCGCGCTCCCCGTTCTACAACGCGCTCCTCCGCACGACCTGCGTCGCTACCCTCGTCGAGGGCGGGCACGCCGTCAACGCGCTACCGCAGCGGGCGCAGGCCACCGTCAACTGTCGCATCCTTCCCGGCGTCGACCCGGCCGCGGTCGAGCGCACGCTGCGCGACGTCGTCGCCGACACGGCGGTCGCCGTCACGCCCGCGGACTCGGCCCACCCGATCCCGCCGTCCCCGCTGCCGGCCGCGCTCGAGCGGACCCTGCACGCGGTCGCGGCGTCGCTCTGGGGGCCGCTCCCCGTCATCCCGGACATGGCGACCGGCGCCTCCGACGCCGTGTACCTCACGGCCCGGATGCCCGTGTACGGCGTGAGCGGCCTCTTCGCGGACCCGAACAACGCGGACGACACGCGGGCGCACGGGCTAAACGAGCGCATCGGCGTGCGCGCGTTCTACGACCAGCTCGAGTTCACGTACCGGCTGCTGCGCGCGCTCTGA